The following proteins come from a genomic window of Natrinema saccharevitans:
- a CDS encoding CPBP family glutamic-type intramembrane protease, whose protein sequence is MPQWATFLGLTGVVLALLLVLSHLTQSAFTDGIDGSSDGVADPTAGDSTAGRDPPTDAGLRSSTDASPESPADDANPTSRTDTDSRSRDGRDRPGSTPERDASDGASADGQSPTTPPTATDDDPAPDSERDRTSSRAPGPALEGGQLGPADRGVDPDSLSTGMVLANVAFSQGLFALLLLGAAIYTAIPASALGVEFSLGYLESGLLLGTVAGLAFYVANELAAAGATRFGFDHDEALRELLSPDSLGGWIVLLVGVLPIIAGFEELLFRAALIGVPAAGYGVSPWLLAVGSSIAFALGHGMQGSVGVVVTGLLGFGLAAVYVLTGSLLVVVVAHYLVNALEFVVHEGLGLEWAETLEG, encoded by the coding sequence ATGCCTCAGTGGGCGACGTTCCTCGGTCTCACGGGCGTCGTCCTCGCATTGTTGCTCGTTTTATCCCATCTTACCCAGTCGGCGTTTACCGACGGGATCGACGGTTCCTCCGACGGCGTCGCTGATCCGACCGCCGGCGACTCGACGGCGGGACGCGACCCGCCCACTGACGCCGGTTTGCGGTCGTCGACCGACGCTTCCCCCGAGTCGCCCGCGGACGACGCGAATCCGACGTCCCGGACCGATACCGATTCGCGCTCGCGCGACGGTCGCGATCGGCCCGGTTCGACGCCCGAACGGGACGCGAGCGACGGTGCCAGCGCCGACGGGCAGTCACCGACGACCCCGCCCACCGCCACCGACGACGATCCCGCCCCCGATTCGGAACGCGACCGCACCTCGAGTCGCGCGCCCGGCCCCGCCCTCGAGGGTGGCCAACTCGGCCCGGCGGATCGCGGCGTCGATCCGGACTCGCTCTCGACGGGGATGGTCCTCGCGAACGTCGCGTTCTCGCAGGGGCTGTTCGCGCTCCTCTTGCTCGGCGCGGCGATCTATACGGCGATTCCGGCGTCGGCACTGGGCGTCGAGTTCTCGCTCGGATACCTCGAGTCGGGCCTGCTTTTGGGGACCGTCGCCGGGCTCGCGTTCTACGTCGCGAACGAACTCGCCGCGGCGGGGGCGACCCGGTTCGGGTTCGATCACGACGAGGCGTTGCGGGAGTTGCTCTCGCCGGACTCGCTCGGCGGGTGGATCGTCCTGCTGGTCGGGGTGTTGCCGATCATCGCCGGCTTCGAGGAACTGCTCTTCCGAGCGGCGCTGATCGGCGTCCCGGCGGCCGGCTACGGCGTCTCGCCGTGGCTGCTCGCGGTCGGCTCTTCGATCGCTTTCGCCCTCGGCCACGGGATGCAGGGCTCGGTCGGCGTCGTCGTCACCGGCCTGCTCGGGTTCGGCCTCGCGGCCGTCTACGTCCTCACCGGCAGCCTGCTGGTCGTCGTCGTCGCTCACTACCTCGTCAACGCCCTCGAGTTCGTCGTCCACGAGGGGCTGGGACTCGAGTGGGCCGAAACCCTCGAAGGCTAA
- the lonB gene encoding ATP-dependent protease LonB has protein sequence MSNDTNVDDPPEDASDAAPDEGGREQSPERQGDRPPLEDEGDRGDDVDDPIDDFEPSSDEDDLETVEDLGSTVEVDPGVEVDEEIAEDDLLGGLQIDSTEDIEVPDRLVDQVIGQDEARDIIIKAAKQRRHVMMIGSPGTGKSMLAKAMSQLLPKEDLQDVLVYHNPDDGNEPKVRTVPAGKGEQIIDAHKEEARKRNQMRSILMWIIIAIVIGYAILSPASILLGILAAGIIWLIFRYTSRGSDAMVPNMIVNNGDQRVAPFEDATGAHAGALLGDVRHDPFQSGGMETPSHDRVEPGAIHKSNKGVLFVDEINTLDIRTQQKLMTAIQEGEFAITGQSERSSGAMVQTEPVPCDFIMVAAGNLDAMENMHPALRNRIKGYGYEVYMDDTIEDTPEMRRKYARFIAQEVERDGRLPHFTDDAVEELILEAKRRSGRKNHLTLHFRSLGGLVRVAGDIARAEDRDRTTREDVLQAKQRSRSIEQQLADDYIERRKDYELQVNEGGVEGRVNGLAVMGEDSGIMLPVMAEIAPAQGGGQVIATGKLQEMAEESVQNVSAIIKKFSDVDLSEKDIHIQFVQAGQQGVDGDSASITVATAVISALENIPVDQSVAMTGSLSVRGDVLPVGGVTHKIEAAAKAGCTKVIIPEANEQDVMIEDEYEEMIEIVPCSNISEVLDVALMGEPKKDSLVDRLKSITGTAFDQGTVGSAGGSNPSPQ, from the coding sequence ATGAGTAACGATACGAACGTTGACGATCCTCCCGAAGACGCTTCGGACGCTGCTCCCGACGAGGGCGGGCGCGAGCAGTCCCCCGAGCGTCAGGGAGACCGGCCGCCGCTCGAGGACGAGGGCGACCGCGGCGACGACGTCGACGACCCGATCGACGACTTCGAGCCGTCGTCCGACGAGGACGACCTCGAGACGGTCGAGGACCTCGGCAGCACGGTCGAGGTCGATCCGGGCGTCGAGGTCGACGAGGAGATCGCCGAGGACGACCTCCTGGGCGGGCTACAGATCGACTCGACCGAGGACATCGAGGTCCCCGATCGGCTCGTCGATCAGGTCATCGGCCAGGACGAAGCACGCGACATCATCATCAAGGCGGCCAAACAGCGCCGCCACGTCATGATGATCGGCTCGCCCGGGACCGGCAAGTCGATGCTGGCCAAGGCGATGAGCCAGCTGCTCCCCAAGGAGGACCTCCAGGACGTCCTGGTCTATCACAACCCAGACGACGGCAACGAGCCGAAGGTCCGGACCGTTCCCGCTGGCAAGGGCGAACAGATCATCGACGCACACAAGGAAGAGGCCCGCAAGCGCAACCAGATGCGGTCGATCCTGATGTGGATCATCATCGCGATCGTCATCGGGTACGCGATCCTCAGTCCCGCGAGTATCCTGCTGGGCATCCTCGCGGCCGGGATCATCTGGCTGATCTTCCGCTACACCTCCCGGGGCTCGGACGCGATGGTGCCCAACATGATCGTCAACAACGGCGATCAGCGCGTCGCTCCCTTCGAGGACGCGACGGGTGCCCACGCCGGCGCGCTGCTGGGCGACGTCCGCCACGACCCCTTCCAGTCCGGCGGCATGGAGACGCCGAGCCACGACCGCGTCGAACCCGGCGCGATCCACAAGTCCAACAAGGGCGTGCTGTTCGTCGACGAGATCAACACGCTCGACATCCGCACCCAGCAGAAGCTGATGACGGCCATCCAGGAAGGCGAGTTCGCGATCACGGGCCAGTCCGAGCGCTCCTCGGGCGCGATGGTCCAGACCGAGCCCGTCCCCTGTGACTTCATCATGGTCGCCGCCGGGAACCTCGACGCCATGGAGAACATGCACCCCGCGCTCCGCAACCGCATCAAAGGGTACGGCTACGAGGTCTACATGGACGACACCATCGAGGACACCCCCGAGATGCGGCGCAAGTACGCCCGCTTCATCGCCCAGGAGGTCGAACGCGACGGCCGCCTCCCCCACTTCACCGACGACGCCGTCGAGGAACTCATCCTCGAGGCCAAGCGCCGCTCGGGCCGCAAGAACCACCTCACGCTGCACTTCCGCAGCCTCGGTGGTCTCGTGCGGGTCGCCGGCGACATCGCCCGCGCCGAGGACCGCGACCGCACGACTCGCGAGGACGTCCTGCAGGCCAAGCAGCGATCCCGGTCGATCGAGCAACAGCTCGCCGACGACTACATCGAGCGCCGCAAGGACTACGAACTGCAGGTCAACGAGGGCGGCGTCGAGGGACGGGTCAACGGCCTCGCCGTCATGGGCGAGGACTCGGGCATCATGCTCCCGGTCATGGCCGAGATCGCCCCCGCACAGGGCGGCGGGCAGGTCATCGCCACCGGGAAGCTCCAGGAGATGGCCGAGGAATCGGTTCAGAACGTCTCCGCGATCATCAAGAAGTTCTCCGACGTCGACCTCTCGGAGAAGGACATCCACATCCAGTTCGTCCAGGCCGGCCAACAGGGCGTGGACGGCGACTCCGCCTCGATCACCGTGGCGACCGCCGTTATCTCGGCGCTCGAGAACATCCCGGTCGACCAGTCGGTCGCGATGACCGGCTCGCTGTCGGTCCGCGGTGACGTGTTGCCGGTCGGCGGCGTCACCCACAAGATCGAGGCCGCCGCCAAGGCCGGTTGCACGAAGGTCATCATCCCCGAGGCGAACGAACAGGACGTGATGATCGAAGACGAGTACGAGGAGATGATCGAGATCGTCCCCTGCTCGAACATCAGCGAAGTCCTCGACGTCGCCCTGATGGGCGAACCCAAGAAGGACTCGCTGGTCGATCGACTCAAATCGATCACCGGCACCGCGTTCGATCAGGGCACCGTCGGCTCCGCCGGCGGCTCGAATCCGAGCCCGCAGTAG
- a CDS encoding SAM hydrolase/SAM-dependent halogenase family protein produces MLTLASDFGSPYPAAMKGVLLQRTDARLVDVAHGFPRQDVRTAAFWLREVLPYFPPATHLVVVDPGVGTDRDAIVLRAGDHVLVGPDNGVLVPAANRLAGAEDPECYAVDEAALEPVEPTAPVESTDGASPQRPPDGRSNTFHGRDVFAPAAAAVHDMAPDELGSLEWLEPTTVGVELTLPTPTLEDERAVGEVLVVDGFGNVITNVPGSYLEGRERIVANGGSVPVGETFAAVPAGERLATVGSHGYVELDVNRGRGDDAFGLEPGDRVVLEPEGNE; encoded by the coding sequence ATGCTCACGCTCGCGTCCGACTTCGGTTCGCCCTATCCCGCGGCGATGAAGGGTGTACTGTTGCAGCGCACCGACGCTCGACTGGTCGATGTCGCGCACGGTTTCCCTCGACAGGACGTCCGTACGGCCGCCTTCTGGCTCCGAGAAGTGTTGCCCTACTTTCCGCCGGCGACCCATCTGGTCGTCGTCGACCCCGGCGTCGGAACCGACCGCGACGCGATCGTTCTCCGCGCGGGCGATCACGTACTCGTCGGCCCCGACAACGGCGTCCTGGTGCCCGCGGCGAACCGACTCGCCGGTGCCGAGGACCCCGAGTGCTACGCCGTCGACGAGGCGGCGCTCGAGCCGGTCGAACCGACTGCACCCGTCGAGTCGACCGACGGCGCGAGCCCACAGCGACCGCCGGATGGCCGGAGCAACACGTTCCACGGTCGGGACGTCTTCGCGCCCGCTGCCGCGGCCGTCCACGATATGGCTCCGGACGAGTTGGGTTCGCTCGAGTGGCTCGAGCCGACGACGGTCGGCGTCGAGTTGACGTTGCCGACGCCGACGCTGGAAGACGAGCGGGCGGTCGGCGAGGTGCTGGTAGTCGACGGCTTCGGGAACGTCATTACGAACGTTCCGGGCTCCTATCTCGAGGGGCGGGAGCGGATCGTCGCGAACGGCGGTTCGGTCCCGGTCGGCGAGACGTTCGCCGCGGTGCCGGCGGGTGAGCGACTCGCGACCGTCGGGAGCCACGGCTACGTCGAACTCGACGTCAATCGCGGCCGCGGCGACGACGCGTT
- a CDS encoding nicotinamide-nucleotide adenylyltransferase, whose product MTRGFYIGRFQPFHNGHLNMVKQIAEDVDELVLGIGSADDSHTVRNPFTAGERIMMITKSLVDYDLVTYAVPIEDLERNSVWVSHVQSMSPDFDVAYSNNPLVIQLFREAGIEIRQSPMFNRDVLEGSEVRERMITDGDWESLVPDAVVEVVEEMNGIERIQMVSDSDSNGD is encoded by the coding sequence ATGACTCGGGGGTTCTACATCGGTCGGTTCCAGCCGTTTCACAACGGCCATCTGAACATGGTCAAGCAGATCGCCGAAGACGTCGACGAACTCGTCCTCGGGATCGGGAGCGCCGACGACTCACACACCGTGCGCAATCCGTTCACTGCGGGCGAACGCATCATGATGATCACGAAGTCGCTGGTCGACTACGATCTGGTCACCTACGCCGTCCCGATCGAGGACCTGGAACGGAACTCGGTATGGGTGAGCCACGTCCAGAGCATGAGTCCCGATTTCGACGTGGCCTACTCGAACAATCCGCTGGTCATCCAACTCTTTCGGGAGGCCGGCATCGAGATCCGCCAGTCCCCGATGTTCAACCGCGACGTCTTGGAGGGATCGGAGGTCCGCGAACGGATGATCACCGACGGCGACTGGGAGTCGCTCGTGCCCGACGCCGTCGTCGAGGTCGTCGAGGAGATGAACGGTATCGAGCGGATACAGATGGTCAGCGATTCGGACTCGAACGGGGACTGA